A single Mytilus trossulus isolate FHL-02 chromosome 12, PNRI_Mtr1.1.1.hap1, whole genome shotgun sequence DNA region contains:
- the LOC134693203 gene encoding hematopoietic prostaglandin D synthase-like, with translation MPESYKLVYFAGKGRGEISRLLFAAAGVKYEDKRITFEEWPKVKPTTPLGSLPYLEVGKEVLGQSLAIARFLAKKFDLFGKTDLEFAKINAIMDTLVDYRGEVFKVMFEKDEAKKAEGMKKLNEETQPAVLKNLQKMLEANKCKECGFSVGKTLSVADLYLYDVLEGAVTMKADALDKYPDVKACYTKVASLPKIAKWLKERPKSDF, from the exons ATGCCTGAGTCCTATAAACTGGTCTATTTCGCTGGAAAAGGAAGAGGTGAAATAAGCAGACTCTTGTTTGCAGCAGCTGGGGTGAAATATGAGGATAAAAGAATCACCTTCGAGGAATGGCCAAAGGTTAAACCAA caaCACCTCTGGGCAGTCTACCATATCTAGAAGTAGGCAAAGAAGTCTTAGGACAGAGTCTAGCAATAGCAAGATTTCTAGCCAAAAAATTTG ATTTATTTGGAAAGACTGACTTAGAATTTGCAAAGATCAATGCCATAATGGACACATTGGTTGATTACAGAGGCGAAGTATTTAAGGTCATGTTTGAGAAAGATGAAGCAAAGAAG GCAGAGGGCATGAAGAAATTAAATGAAGAAACTCAACCAGCTGTGTTAAagaatttacagaaaatgttAGAAGCAAATAAATGCAAGGAATGTGGATTTTCTGTTGGTAAAACT ttaagTGTTGCAGATTTATACCTTTATGATGTATTGGAAGGTGCTGTCACTATGAAGGCCGATGCGTTGGATAAATACCCGGATGTGAAGGCTTGCTACACCAAAGTTGCATCTCTTCCTAAAATAGCTAAATGGTTGAAAGAGCGTCCAAAATCAGATTTTTAA